Proteins co-encoded in one Xanthomonas campestris pv. badrii genomic window:
- the panB gene encoding 3-methyl-2-oxobutanoate hydroxymethyltransferase, which produces MSSHSDSKPWTVPALAEAKRAGRKLVMLTAYDAGFARSFDANGVDLILVGDSLGMVVQGHDSTLPVTTADMVYHTAAVARVLERALLVADLSFQADATPERALDAATQLLQAGAEMVKIEGAGHKLEVIHYLVEREIPVCSHLGLTPQSVLRFGGYKVQGRGEAGEQLRRDAQAVVDAGASLVVLECVPTPIAAQISAELQVPTIGIGAGPGCDGQVLVMHDMLGLDSGHRRPKFVKDFLAEGGSVAGAVRAYAQAVRDGSFPDAEHAYAA; this is translated from the coding sequence ATGAGCAGCCATAGCGACAGCAAGCCCTGGACCGTGCCCGCCCTGGCCGAGGCCAAGCGGGCGGGTCGAAAACTGGTCATGTTGACCGCCTACGACGCCGGCTTTGCGCGCAGCTTCGACGCCAACGGCGTGGACCTGATCCTGGTCGGCGACTCGCTGGGCATGGTGGTGCAGGGACACGATTCCACCTTGCCGGTGACCACCGCCGACATGGTCTACCACACCGCCGCAGTGGCACGCGTGCTGGAACGCGCGTTGCTGGTGGCCGACCTGTCGTTCCAGGCCGATGCCACTCCCGAGCGGGCGCTAGATGCCGCCACCCAGCTGCTGCAGGCCGGTGCGGAGATGGTCAAGATCGAAGGCGCCGGGCACAAGCTCGAGGTCATCCACTACCTGGTCGAGCGCGAGATCCCGGTGTGCTCGCACCTGGGGCTGACGCCGCAGTCGGTGTTGCGGTTTGGCGGCTACAAGGTGCAGGGCCGTGGCGAAGCCGGCGAGCAACTGCGCCGCGATGCGCAGGCGGTGGTCGACGCCGGTGCCAGCCTGGTGGTGCTGGAATGCGTGCCGACGCCGATCGCCGCGCAGATCAGCGCCGAGCTGCAGGTGCCCACCATCGGCATCGGCGCCGGCCCCGGCTGCGACGGCCAGGTGCTGGTGATGCACGACATGCTGGGCCTGGACAGCGGCCATCGCCGTCCCAAGTTCGTCAAGGATTTCCTGGCCGAGGGCGGCTCGGTGGCTGGCGCGGTGCGTGCCTATGCGCAGGCCGTGCGCGATGGCAGTTTCCCCGATGCAGAGCACGCGTACGCCGCATGA
- a CDS encoding AAA family ATPase, with amino-acid sequence MGNILVLAGVNGAGKSSLLGSLLQEDGASWFNRDAFTRALVEQGWTLEDANAQAWHEGVRRLRQAMSDGSDYAFETTLGANTIPRLLREACAQHTVAIWFCGLSTVELHIERVAVRVAAGGHAIAEHRIRERFDASRANLIALLPHLSVLHVYDNSAPADAAGQVAPLLVLELDRSGLQYPQTPEELARVPDWAKPIVMAALETRGVL; translated from the coding sequence ATGGGAAACATCCTGGTACTGGCGGGCGTCAACGGGGCCGGCAAGAGTTCGTTGCTGGGTAGCTTGCTGCAGGAAGACGGCGCCAGCTGGTTCAACCGGGATGCGTTCACCAGAGCGCTGGTGGAGCAGGGCTGGACACTGGAAGATGCCAATGCGCAGGCCTGGCACGAGGGCGTACGACGGCTGCGCCAGGCGATGTCCGATGGCAGCGATTACGCCTTTGAAACCACATTGGGCGCGAACACCATTCCGCGCTTGCTGCGCGAGGCCTGCGCGCAGCACACGGTGGCGATCTGGTTCTGCGGTTTGTCGACGGTGGAGCTGCACATCGAACGTGTTGCAGTGCGGGTCGCCGCTGGAGGCCATGCGATCGCAGAGCACAGGATCCGCGAGCGCTTCGATGCCTCGCGCGCCAACCTGATCGCCTTGCTGCCGCATCTGTCGGTGCTGCACGTCTACGACAACAGCGCACCGGCCGATGCCGCAGGGCAGGTGGCGCCGTTGCTGGTGCTGGAACTGGACCGCAGCGGTCTGCAATACCCGCAAACCCCAGAAGAATTGGCACGGGTGCCCGATTGGGCCAAGCCCATCGTGATGGCGGCACTGGAAACGCGCGGCGTGCTTTGA
- the pgi gene encoding glucose-6-phosphate isomerase, which produces MTQTNGFDALHAHAQRLRGAAIPALLAAEPQRPTQYARQVGPLYFNFARQKYDRAALDALFAIARERDLAGAFQRLFRGEQVNVTEQRAALHTALRGDLTDAPVASKAYATAAEVRQRMGALIQQLEATDVTDIVSVGIGGSDLGPRLVADALRPVTGARFRVHFVSNVDGAAMQRTLATLDPARTAGILISKTFGTQETLLNGGILHAWLGGSERLYAVSANPERAAKAFDIAPGRVLPMWDWVGGRYSLWSAVGFPIALAIGFERFEHLLEGAAQFDAHALNTPLEENVAVLHGLTAVWNRNLLGSATHAVMTYDQRLALLPAYLQQLVMESLGKRVKLDGSAVDSDTVSVWWGGAGTDVQHSFFQALHQGTSVVPADFIGTVHNDDPYAENHIALMANVLAQTEALANGQDSSDPHRSYPGGRPSTVILLDALTPQALGALISMYEHSVYVQSVMWGINAFDQFGVELGKQLASQLLPALKGESADVADPVTRELLGKLRG; this is translated from the coding sequence ATGACACAGACCAACGGATTCGACGCGCTTCACGCCCACGCCCAGCGCCTGCGCGGCGCTGCCATCCCCGCATTGCTTGCCGCCGAGCCGCAGCGGCCCACGCAGTACGCCAGGCAAGTCGGTCCGTTGTATTTCAATTTCGCGCGGCAGAAGTACGACCGCGCCGCGCTCGATGCCTTGTTCGCCATTGCGCGCGAACGCGATCTGGCCGGTGCGTTCCAGCGTCTGTTTCGTGGCGAGCAGGTCAATGTCACCGAACAGCGCGCTGCCCTGCACACCGCATTGCGTGGCGACCTGACCGACGCGCCGGTGGCCTCGAAGGCCTACGCCACTGCCGCAGAAGTGCGGCAGCGGATGGGCGCGTTGATCCAGCAACTCGAAGCCACCGACGTCACCGACATCGTCAGTGTCGGCATCGGTGGGTCGGACCTGGGCCCGCGCCTGGTGGCCGATGCGCTGCGCCCGGTCACCGGTGCGCGCTTCCGCGTGCATTTCGTGTCCAACGTCGACGGCGCGGCGATGCAGCGCACCTTGGCGACGCTGGACCCGGCGCGCACCGCCGGCATCCTGATTTCCAAGACCTTCGGCACCCAGGAAACGCTGCTCAATGGCGGCATCCTGCATGCCTGGCTCGGTGGCAGCGAGCGCCTGTATGCGGTGAGCGCCAACCCCGAACGCGCCGCCAAGGCGTTCGACATCGCCCCAGGCCGCGTGCTGCCGATGTGGGATTGGGTGGGCGGGCGCTACTCGTTGTGGTCGGCAGTGGGCTTTCCGATTGCGCTGGCGATCGGCTTCGAGCGTTTCGAACACTTGCTGGAGGGTGCCGCGCAGTTCGACGCGCATGCGCTCAATACGCCGCTGGAAGAAAACGTTGCAGTGCTGCATGGCCTGACCGCGGTGTGGAACCGCAATCTGCTCGGCAGTGCCACCCATGCGGTGATGACCTATGACCAGCGCCTGGCCTTGTTGCCGGCGTATCTGCAGCAGCTGGTGATGGAGAGCCTGGGCAAGCGCGTCAAGCTCGACGGCTCGGCGGTGGATAGCGACACCGTGTCGGTGTGGTGGGGCGGTGCGGGCACCGATGTGCAACACAGCTTCTTCCAGGCGTTGCACCAGGGCACCAGCGTGGTGCCGGCCGATTTCATCGGCACCGTGCACAACGACGACCCGTATGCGGAAAACCATATCGCGCTGATGGCCAACGTCCTGGCGCAGACCGAGGCCTTGGCCAATGGCCAGGACAGCAGCGACCCGCATCGCAGCTATCCGGGCGGCCGCCCGAGTACGGTGATCCTGCTCGACGCGCTGACCCCGCAGGCGTTGGGTGCGCTGATCTCGATGTACGAGCACAGTGTCTACGTGCAGTCGGTGATGTGGGGCATCAATGCGTTCGACCAGTTCGGTGTCGAACTGGGCAAGCAGTTGGCCAGTCAGCTGCTGCCGGCACTAAAGGGCGAATCTGCCGATGTCGCCGACCCGGTGACGCGCGAGCTGCTGGGCAAGTTGCGCGGCTGA
- a CDS encoding PhoX family protein: MSASPDPSRRRLMQMMAAVPLLPLGSASAAAFQQLGSAALAARPLRPSETPARLVSATFHGMPAPSLANPAAMATTTVGSSLSVARSDGSTQRYALAYQPFFVTGDQVPDGKGGTVLAGGYYDIQHRPIIDRSKPGAERPFFSDCPDGSSLLTLRDAKVPGVKGNHVFAVVQFEYTTRDQAGNDTNRHLPAPIAVLTLDQDPATGKLSLVKYHNVDTAPVHGLWTTCGASLSPWNTHLSSEEYEPDATALAGNTQFRSYSTHLYGDPEKANPYHYGHLPEITVHPDGTGSVRKHYCLGRISHELVQVMPDQRTVLMGDDATNGGLFMFIADRKADLSAGTLYVGKWHQTSGVGPGAATLSWIRLGHATSAEIEALADRLTAADILDVHLSDPGDASFTKIPFNGTFNWIRIKPGMEKAATYLETHRYAALAGGSLGFTKLEGTTVNARDKIAYMAMSYIVTSMRNGSGDVKVEGPDAGAVYALNLRGGRRDNSGAPIHSDWVPIDMAAPAALTGHDLAQPDALGNLADPDRLANPDNLKFSESLRTLFIGEDSSLHVNNFLWAYHVDNGTLTRLLSVPAGAESTGLHAVDQIHGWTYVMSNFQHPGDWESPLHDTVKATLDPLVRANYKNRFGAAVGYLTGDPVAVQLSKA; encoded by the coding sequence ATGTCCGCCTCCCCCGATCCCTCCCGTCGCCGCCTCATGCAAATGATGGCGGCCGTTCCCCTGTTGCCGCTCGGCAGCGCCAGCGCCGCCGCGTTCCAGCAGCTAGGCAGCGCCGCACTGGCCGCGCGCCCGCTGCGGCCTTCGGAAACCCCCGCCCGCCTGGTCTCGGCCACCTTCCACGGCATGCCCGCGCCCAGCCTGGCCAACCCTGCCGCCATGGCCACCACCACGGTGGGCTCGTCGCTGAGCGTGGCCCGCAGCGACGGCAGCACCCAACGCTATGCGCTGGCTTACCAGCCCTTCTTCGTCACCGGCGACCAGGTGCCCGACGGCAAGGGCGGCACCGTACTGGCCGGCGGCTACTACGACATCCAGCATCGCCCCATCATCGACCGCTCCAAGCCCGGCGCCGAACGACCGTTCTTTTCCGATTGCCCGGATGGTTCCTCGCTGCTGACCCTGCGCGACGCCAAGGTCCCGGGCGTCAAGGGCAACCACGTGTTCGCGGTGGTGCAGTTCGAATACACCACCCGCGACCAGGCCGGCAACGACACCAATCGTCATCTGCCCGCGCCGATCGCGGTGCTGACGCTGGACCAGGACCCGGCCACCGGCAAGCTGTCGCTGGTGAAGTACCACAACGTCGACACCGCCCCGGTGCACGGGCTGTGGACCACCTGCGGCGCCAGCCTGTCGCCGTGGAATACCCACCTGTCCAGCGAAGAGTACGAACCCGACGCCACCGCGCTGGCCGGCAACACGCAATTCCGCAGCTACAGCACGCATCTGTACGGCGACCCGGAAAAAGCCAACCCGTATCACTACGGCCATCTGCCGGAAATCACCGTCCATCCAGACGGAACGGGGAGCGTGCGCAAGCACTATTGCCTGGGCCGCATCTCGCACGAGCTGGTGCAGGTGATGCCCGACCAGCGCACCGTGCTGATGGGCGACGACGCCACCAATGGCGGGCTGTTCATGTTCATCGCCGACCGCAAGGCCGACCTTTCCGCCGGCACGTTGTACGTCGGCAAGTGGCACCAGACCTCCGGCGTCGGCCCGGGCGCGGCCACGCTGAGCTGGATCAGGCTGGGCCACGCCACCAGCGCCGAGATCGAAGCGCTGGCCGACCGCCTCACCGCCGCCGACATCCTCGACGTGCACCTGAGCGACCCGGGCGATGCCAGCTTTACCAAGATCCCGTTCAACGGCACCTTTAACTGGATCCGCATCAAGCCGGGCATGGAAAAGGCCGCCACCTATCTGGAAACCCACCGCTATGCCGCGCTGGCCGGCGGCAGCCTGGGCTTCACCAAGCTCGAAGGCACCACCGTCAACGCCCGCGACAAGATCGCCTACATGGCCATGTCCTACATCGTCACCAGCATGCGCAACGGCTCGGGCGATGTGAAGGTGGAAGGTCCGGATGCGGGCGCGGTGTATGCCTTGAACCTGCGCGGCGGGCGCCGCGACAACAGCGGTGCGCCGATCCACAGCGACTGGGTGCCGATCGACATGGCCGCTCCCGCCGCCCTGACCGGCCACGACTTGGCGCAGCCGGACGCGCTGGGCAATCTGGCCGATCCCGACCGGCTGGCCAACCCGGACAACCTCAAGTTCTCCGAATCACTGCGCACCCTGTTCATCGGCGAGGACAGCAGCCTGCACGTCAATAATTTCCTGTGGGCCTACCACGTGGACAACGGCACGCTGACCCGCCTGCTCTCGGTGCCGGCCGGCGCCGAATCCACCGGCCTGCACGCGGTGGACCAGATCCACGGCTGGACCTACGTGATGAGCAACTTCCAGCATCCGGGCGACTGGGAAAGCCCGCTGCACGACACCGTCAAGGCGACGCTGGACCCGCTGGTACGCGCCAACTACAAGAACCGCTTCGGCGCCGCGGTGGGATATCTCACAGGCGACCCGGTGGCAGTGCAATTGAGCAAGGCATAA
- the panD gene encoding aspartate 1-decarboxylase: MHLSLLKAKIHRATVTHSELNYEGSIAIDGLLLEATGIREFEQVHIWDVTNGARFSTYAIRAEDGSGIMSLNGGAARHVQVGDLIIVAAFASMSEDEAKTFKPNLVYVNAQNAISHTNHSIPTQAA, from the coding sequence ATGCACCTGTCCCTGCTGAAAGCCAAGATCCACCGCGCCACCGTCACCCACTCCGAGCTCAACTACGAAGGCTCGATCGCCATCGACGGCCTGCTGCTCGAAGCGACCGGCATCCGTGAGTTCGAACAGGTCCATATCTGGGACGTGACCAACGGTGCGCGCTTCAGCACCTATGCCATCCGTGCCGAAGACGGCAGCGGCATCATGTCGCTCAACGGCGGTGCTGCACGTCACGTGCAGGTGGGCGATCTGATCATCGTGGCGGCGTTTGCCAGCATGAGCGAAGACGAAGCCAAGACCTTCAAGCCCAATCTGGTATATGTGAACGCGCAGAACGCGATTTCCCACACCAACCACAGCATCCCCACGCAGGCCGCATGA
- a CDS encoding glycoside hydrolase family 3 protein — protein MDKLLRRTAAPVARRALSLATAAAVLMLAACQGKDTTTAEAGTTAPAAAPAEASTTIHPDQWPSPKWPFAQDAALEQRITDVMAKMSVEEKVAQTIQGDIASMTPDDVRRYRIGSVLAGGNSDPGGKYNASPAEWLKLADAFYEASMDTSKGGNAIPIIFGIDAVHGQSNIVGATLFPHNIGLGATRNPELIKKIGEVTAAETRVTGMEWTFAPTVAVPQDDRWGRSYEGYSESPDVVASFAGKMVEGVQGTPGTPQFLDGSHVISSVKHFVGDGGTTDGKDQGDTKVSEATMRDIHAAGYPPAIAAGAQTVMASFNSFNGEKMHGNKVMLTDVLKGRMNFGGFVVGDWNGHGQVKGCSNDNCPASFIAGVDMAMAADSWKGIYETELAAVKSGQISAERLDDAVRRILRVKLRLGLFDAGKPSKRPLGGKYELLGAPEHRAIARQAVRESLVLLKNQAGILPLDPKKRVLVVGDGANDMGKQSGGWTLNWQGTGTKRSDYPNGTTIWEGLDKQIKAAGGSAELAVDGAYKTKPDVAVVVFGENPYAEFQGDIATLLYKPGDESELALLKKFKADGIPVVAVFLSGRPLWMNQYINVADAFVAAWLPGSEGEGIADVLLRKADGSVQNDFKGKLSFSWPKTAVQFANNVGQKDYDPQFKFGYGLTYADKGDLAALPEDSGVSGEQSVGGVYFVRGKPALGIAMQLSNAGQSNMPATTLPVGLSDGSLKMTAVDHKAQEDARRLVWSGAKTASVLLVSGKPVDVSRESNGDVQLQLTVRRDSAVSAPVWLGVGCGDKCSGRVDAQKTLAALPQGQWKVVGIPLKCFAKAGADVTKLTQVASIESGAALDLSVSKVALGALNEAEVTVDCPVK, from the coding sequence TTGGACAAGCTGCTTCGCCGTACTGCTGCGCCCGTCGCGCGCCGCGCTCTTTCTCTTGCCACCGCTGCGGCGGTGCTGATGCTGGCGGCCTGCCAAGGCAAGGACACCACCACCGCCGAGGCCGGCACGACCGCGCCGGCTGCAGCGCCTGCCGAGGCCTCCACCACCATCCATCCGGACCAGTGGCCATCGCCGAAGTGGCCGTTCGCGCAGGACGCGGCGCTGGAGCAGCGCATCACCGATGTGATGGCCAAGATGAGCGTGGAAGAGAAGGTCGCCCAGACCATCCAGGGCGATATCGCCAGCATGACCCCGGACGACGTGCGCAGGTACCGCATCGGTTCGGTGCTGGCCGGCGGCAACTCCGATCCGGGCGGCAAGTACAACGCCAGCCCGGCCGAATGGTTGAAGCTGGCCGATGCCTTCTATGAGGCGTCGATGGATACCTCCAAGGGCGGCAACGCGATTCCGATCATCTTCGGCATCGACGCGGTGCACGGCCAGAGCAACATCGTCGGCGCCACGTTGTTCCCGCACAACATTGGCCTGGGGGCCACGCGCAACCCGGAGCTGATCAAGAAGATCGGCGAAGTCACCGCCGCCGAAACCCGCGTCACCGGCATGGAGTGGACCTTCGCGCCGACCGTGGCGGTGCCGCAGGACGACCGCTGGGGCCGCAGCTACGAAGGCTATTCGGAGTCGCCCGACGTGGTGGCCAGCTTCGCCGGCAAGATGGTCGAGGGCGTGCAGGGCACACCGGGCACGCCGCAGTTCCTGGACGGCAGCCACGTGATTTCCTCGGTGAAGCATTTCGTCGGCGACGGCGGCACCACCGATGGCAAGGACCAGGGCGACACCAAGGTGTCCGAAGCCACCATGCGCGACATCCACGCGGCCGGGTATCCGCCGGCGATCGCGGCCGGTGCGCAGACGGTGATGGCCTCGTTCAACAGCTTCAACGGCGAAAAGATGCACGGCAACAAGGTCATGCTGACCGACGTGCTCAAGGGCCGCATGAACTTCGGCGGGTTCGTGGTCGGCGACTGGAATGGCCACGGCCAGGTCAAGGGCTGCAGCAACGACAACTGCCCGGCCTCGTTCATTGCCGGCGTCGACATGGCGATGGCCGCCGACAGCTGGAAGGGTATCTACGAAACCGAACTGGCCGCGGTGAAATCCGGCCAGATCTCGGCCGAGCGCCTGGACGATGCGGTGCGCCGCATCCTGCGGGTCAAGCTGCGCCTGGGCCTGTTCGACGCCGGCAAGCCGTCCAAGCGTCCGCTCGGTGGCAAGTACGAATTGCTGGGGGCGCCGGAGCACCGCGCCATCGCCCGTCAGGCGGTGCGCGAGTCGCTGGTGCTGCTGAAGAACCAGGCCGGCATCCTGCCGCTGGATCCGAAAAAGCGCGTGCTGGTGGTTGGCGATGGCGCCAACGACATGGGCAAGCAGTCCGGTGGTTGGACGCTGAACTGGCAGGGCACCGGCACCAAGCGCAGCGACTACCCCAATGGCACCACCATCTGGGAAGGCCTGGACAAGCAGATCAAGGCCGCCGGCGGCAGCGCCGAGCTGGCCGTGGACGGCGCCTACAAGACCAAGCCCGACGTGGCGGTGGTGGTGTTCGGCGAGAATCCATATGCCGAGTTCCAGGGCGACATCGCCACCCTGCTGTACAAGCCGGGCGACGAGAGCGAGCTGGCGCTGCTGAAGAAGTTCAAGGCCGACGGCATTCCGGTGGTGGCGGTGTTCCTGAGCGGGCGTCCGCTGTGGATGAACCAGTACATCAACGTGGCCGATGCCTTCGTCGCCGCGTGGCTGCCGGGTTCGGAAGGCGAGGGCATTGCCGATGTGCTGCTGCGCAAGGCCGATGGCAGCGTGCAGAACGACTTCAAGGGCAAGCTCAGCTTCTCCTGGCCCAAGACCGCGGTGCAGTTCGCCAATAACGTGGGCCAGAAGGATTACGACCCGCAGTTCAAGTTCGGCTACGGCCTGACCTACGCCGACAAGGGCGACCTGGCGGCGCTGCCGGAAGACTCGGGCGTGTCCGGCGAGCAGTCGGTGGGCGGGGTGTACTTCGTGCGCGGCAAGCCGGCGCTCGGCATTGCGATGCAGCTGTCCAACGCGGGCCAGTCCAACATGCCGGCGACCACGCTGCCGGTGGGCCTGTCCGATGGCAGCCTGAAGATGACCGCCGTCGACCACAAGGCGCAGGAAGATGCGCGCCGCCTGGTGTGGTCCGGTGCCAAGACCGCCAGCGTGCTGCTGGTCTCCGGCAAGCCGGTGGATGTATCGCGTGAGAGCAACGGCGATGTGCAGCTGCAGCTGACCGTGCGCCGCGACAGCGCAGTGAGCGCGCCGGTGTGGCTGGGCGTGGGCTGCGGCGACAAGTGCAGCGGACGCGTCGATGCGCAGAAGACCCTGGCCGCACTGCCGCAAGGCCAGTGGAAGGTGGTGGGCATTCCGCTCAAGTGCTTTGCCAAGGCCGGTGCCGACGTGACCAAGCTGACCCAGGTCGCCAGCATCGAAAGCGGCGCAGCACTGGATCTGTCGGTGTCGAAGGTGGCGCTGGGTGCGCTCAACGAAGCCGAAGTCACGGTGGATTGCCCGGTCAAGTAA
- the folK gene encoding 2-amino-4-hydroxy-6-hydroxymethyldihydropteridine diphosphokinase, producing MHTAFVGLGANLGPAEASVRAAIAALEAVPQSTLVAASRLYRTPAWGREDQPDFINAVAQLQTGLAPLALLDALLGIERAFGRERLSGERWGPRTLDLDLLLYADQVLDLPRLQVPHPHLHARAFALLPLSELAPEAIIPGHGTVRHALQTIDACGLEPIG from the coding sequence ATGCACACCGCCTTTGTCGGCCTGGGTGCCAACCTGGGCCCGGCCGAGGCCAGTGTCCGTGCGGCCATCGCCGCGCTGGAGGCCGTGCCGCAGTCCACGCTGGTAGCGGCCTCGCGCCTGTACCGCACCCCGGCCTGGGGGCGCGAAGACCAACCCGATTTCATCAACGCCGTGGCCCAGCTGCAGACCGGGCTTGCCCCGCTGGCGCTGCTGGATGCCTTGTTGGGCATCGAACGGGCCTTTGGGCGCGAACGTCTGTCCGGCGAGCGCTGGGGCCCGCGCACGCTGGACCTGGATCTGTTGCTGTACGCCGACCAGGTGCTGGATCTGCCGCGGCTGCAGGTGCCGCATCCGCACCTGCATGCGCGCGCCTTTGCGCTGCTGCCGCTGTCCGAGCTGGCGCCGGAGGCGATCATTCCGGGTCATGGAACAGTGCGGCACGCCCTGCAAACCATCGATGCCTGCGGGCTGGAGCCGATTGGGTAG
- a CDS encoding type II toxin-antitoxin system prevent-host-death family antitoxin, producing the protein MSRHQDLPELERAPAAEIKIKGWPSLMRKVRTHGAVVITNHNHPEAVVVDAEEYRHLVQQASALAGATTRAQSLQALQARFDAHLAAVTDGAVLAQVIAKPARRGRRVALGPSL; encoded by the coding sequence ATGTCCCGTCATCAGGATTTGCCCGAGCTCGAAAGAGCGCCAGCGGCCGAGATCAAGATCAAGGGCTGGCCCAGCCTGATGCGCAAGGTGCGCACCCACGGCGCGGTCGTCATCACCAATCACAATCATCCCGAAGCGGTGGTGGTGGATGCCGAGGAATACCGGCATCTGGTGCAGCAGGCCAGCGCGCTTGCCGGTGCGACCACGCGCGCGCAGTCGCTGCAGGCCTTGCAGGCCAGATTCGACGCGCATCTTGCCGCGGTGACCGATGGCGCAGTGCTGGCCCAGGTGATCGCCAAGCCCGCACGCCGTGGCCGCAGGGTCGCCTTGGGCCCGTCGCTCTGA
- the panC gene encoding pantoate--beta-alanine ligase produces the protein MIQTITDLSALRALVTGWKREGLRVALVPTMGNLHAGHYSLVMLARQYADRVVSSVFVNPTQFGPNEDFARYPRTPEADLRGLEDAGCDALWLPDVDTMYPLGTALATPIHAPGVSDVLEGVCRPGHFDGVCTVVARLFNQVQPDVAAFGKKDYQQLAVIRQMVADLAFPIEILGGSIVREADGLAMSSRNQYLSADDRPAAAQIRKVLLQMRDSYAAGTPRTQVEQAATGALQQAGFQVDYAVVRLPDLSEPGEGTAGARVALIAARLGSTRLIDNLEF, from the coding sequence ATGATCCAGACCATTACCGATCTCTCCGCCCTGCGCGCTCTGGTTACCGGCTGGAAGCGCGAAGGCCTGCGCGTGGCGCTGGTGCCCACCATGGGCAACCTGCATGCCGGCCATTACTCGTTGGTGATGCTGGCGCGCCAGTACGCCGACCGCGTGGTGTCCAGCGTGTTCGTCAACCCGACCCAGTTCGGGCCGAACGAAGATTTCGCCCGCTACCCGCGCACGCCGGAGGCCGACCTGCGCGGCCTGGAAGATGCCGGCTGCGATGCGCTGTGGCTGCCGGACGTGGACACGATGTACCCGCTGGGTACCGCGCTGGCCACGCCGATCCATGCGCCGGGCGTCAGTGACGTGCTCGAAGGCGTGTGCCGCCCAGGCCATTTCGACGGCGTCTGCACCGTGGTGGCGCGCCTGTTCAACCAGGTGCAGCCGGACGTGGCGGCGTTCGGCAAGAAGGATTACCAGCAGCTGGCGGTGATCCGGCAGATGGTGGCCGACCTGGCGTTTCCGATCGAGATTCTGGGCGGCAGCATCGTGCGCGAGGCCGATGGCCTGGCGATGAGCTCGCGCAACCAGTATCTGTCGGCCGACGATCGCCCGGCTGCCGCGCAGATCCGCAAGGTGCTGCTGCAGATGCGCGACAGCTACGCGGCCGGCACGCCGCGTACGCAGGTCGAACAGGCCGCTACCGGCGCGCTGCAGCAGGCCGGATTTCAGGTCGATTACGCGGTGGTGCGGCTGCCGGACCTGAGCGAGCCGGGCGAAGGCACCGCCGGTGCGCGCGTGGCGCTGATCGCCGCACGGCTGGGCAGCACCCGCCTGATCGACAACCTGGAGTTCTGA